The following are from one region of the Mesorhizobium sp. B2-8-5 genome:
- the edd gene encoding phosphogluconate dehydratase, whose translation MTARRDIEAITERIRQRSKAGRETYLGRIAEASSRTANRAVLGCGNLAHGFAVCSPSEKIALGGDRVPNLGIITSYNDMLSAHQPFETFPALIKEAAREAGGIAQVAGGVPAMCDGVTQGQPGMELSLFSRDVIAMAAAIGLSHNMFDAAVFLGVCDKIVPGLVIAALTFGHLPAVFVPAGPMTTGLANDEKAKIRQLYAEGKVGRAELLEAESKSYHGPGTCTFYGTANSNQMLMEIMGLHTPGASFVNPGTPLRDALTREAAKRALAITALGNAYTPVGRMIDERSIVNGVVGLHATGGSTNHTIHLIAMAAAAGIALTWQDISDLSEAAPLLARVYPNGLADVNHFHAAGGLGFLIRELLDEGLLHEDVQTVWGEGLRPYAVEARLGDDGSVVREAAPSQSGDEKVLAPFKKAFQPTGGLKVLGGNLGHAVIKTSAVKPERRVIEAPAKVFDSQQALNDAFKAGTLTGDFIAVIRFQGPKANGMPELHKLTTVLGILQDRGQRVALVTDGRMSGASGKVPAAIHVTPEAVEDGPIARIHDGDVIRLDADAGTLEVLVPGTEFALRRTAEADLIGNEFGFGRELFAGFRQLVGRADHGAAAFGNA comes from the coding sequence ATGACAGCCAGACGCGATATCGAAGCCATCACGGAACGCATCCGCCAACGTTCGAAAGCCGGCCGCGAAACCTATCTCGGCCGCATCGCGGAGGCTTCCAGCCGTACCGCCAACCGCGCGGTGCTGGGCTGCGGCAACCTCGCCCACGGCTTTGCCGTGTGCAGCCCGTCCGAAAAGATCGCGCTGGGCGGCGACCGCGTGCCGAATCTCGGCATCATTACCTCCTACAATGACATGCTGTCGGCGCATCAGCCCTTCGAGACGTTCCCGGCGCTGATCAAGGAAGCCGCGCGGGAAGCGGGCGGCATTGCTCAAGTCGCCGGCGGCGTGCCGGCGATGTGCGACGGCGTCACGCAAGGCCAGCCCGGCATGGAGCTGTCGCTGTTCTCGCGCGACGTGATCGCCATGGCTGCGGCGATCGGCCTGTCGCACAACATGTTCGACGCGGCCGTCTTCCTCGGCGTCTGCGACAAGATCGTGCCGGGGCTGGTGATCGCGGCGCTCACCTTCGGCCATCTGCCTGCCGTCTTCGTCCCCGCCGGGCCGATGACGACGGGCCTCGCGAATGACGAGAAGGCCAAGATCCGCCAGCTTTATGCCGAAGGCAAGGTCGGCCGCGCCGAACTGCTCGAGGCCGAGTCCAAATCCTATCACGGGCCGGGCACCTGCACCTTCTACGGCACAGCCAATTCCAACCAGATGCTGATGGAGATCATGGGCCTGCACACGCCGGGCGCCTCCTTCGTCAATCCCGGCACGCCGCTGCGCGATGCGCTGACGAGGGAAGCGGCGAAGCGGGCGCTGGCGATCACCGCGCTCGGCAACGCCTATACGCCGGTCGGTCGGATGATCGACGAGCGCTCGATCGTCAACGGCGTCGTCGGCCTGCATGCCACCGGCGGCTCGACCAACCACACGATCCATCTGATCGCGATGGCCGCCGCCGCGGGCATCGCGCTGACCTGGCAGGACATTTCCGACCTGTCGGAGGCGGCGCCGCTCTTGGCGCGCGTCTATCCGAACGGGCTTGCCGACGTGAACCATTTCCATGCCGCTGGCGGGCTCGGCTTCCTGATCCGCGAACTGCTCGACGAAGGCTTGTTGCACGAAGACGTGCAGACGGTGTGGGGCGAAGGCCTGCGGCCCTACGCCGTCGAGGCGCGGCTTGGCGACGACGGCAGTGTCGTGCGCGAGGCAGCACCTTCGCAGAGCGGCGACGAGAAGGTGCTGGCACCGTTCAAGAAGGCGTTCCAACCGACGGGCGGCCTGAAAGTGCTGGGCGGCAATCTCGGTCACGCCGTGATCAAGACCTCTGCCGTGAAACCGGAACGCCGTGTCATCGAGGCGCCGGCAAAGGTGTTCGACAGCCAGCAGGCGCTGAACGACGCCTTCAAGGCCGGTACGCTGACCGGCGATTTCATCGCCGTCATCCGTTTCCAGGGCCCTAAGGCCAACGGCATGCCGGAACTGCACAAGCTGACCACTGTGCTCGGCATCCTGCAGGATCGCGGCCAGCGCGTGGCGCTGGTCACCGACGGGCGCATGTCGGGCGCCTCCGGCAAGGTGCCGGCGGCGATCCACGTGACGCCGGAAGCGGTCGAGGACGGACCGATCGCCAGGATCCATGACGGCGACGTCATCCGGCTCGACGCCGATGCAGGCACGCTGGAAGTGCTGGTGCCGGGGACGGAATTCGCGCTGCGCCGCACGGCCGAAGCCGATCTCATCGGCAACGAGTTCGGCTTCGGCCGTGAGTTGTTCGCCGGCTTCCGGCAACTGGTCGGCCGCGCCGACCATGGCGCCGCCGCTTTCGGCAACGCCTGA
- a CDS encoding vWA domain-containing protein: MAGLIRSVAAALLLLSMTSFGFAANKVIIILDASGSMWAQIDGKPKLEIARESLRTVLQSVPADDEIGFMAYGHRTKGSCDDIELIVPPQAGSASAISSAADSMKFLGKTPLTAAVKQAAEALKYTEDKATVVLITDGLETCGGDPCALGKELKESGVDFTADVVGFGLTADEGKQIACLAENTGGKYIQASDEKALQEALVETVAAPAPTPEPAPAPAPEPAKPEFNFMPSVVLAEGDDPITDGNVWEVYKAKPDGTRGESVTTEYGAYKGNLEPGDYVVVATDGQAKAEQKIKIEAGQAYQPLFILNAGKLILHPRPSPGADIAGGAILEFAYPGDHTTTYGDTKVILPAGEEKVTVTIGSGTITETIRLAAGQTIEKDMIVGVGKAKANAFYTQGGEKAGADVSWKVYKAAKKLDGTRDQVTYAYGPDSQFDLPPGDYVMGVDVQAVSTEQPFSVTVGQMTDVNVTLNAGVVAVDAPGADGFKIFEAKKNIQGERKQATYAYGEKMQTTLAAGDYVLVTNFTTDKADKETPFTIKAGERNELTVQ, from the coding sequence ATGGCGGGACTGATACGGAGCGTCGCTGCGGCGCTCCTGCTTTTGTCGATGACCAGTTTCGGCTTTGCCGCCAACAAGGTCATCATCATCCTCGATGCATCAGGCTCGATGTGGGCCCAGATCGACGGCAAGCCGAAGCTGGAGATCGCGCGTGAATCGCTGCGAACGGTGCTGCAGTCGGTTCCGGCCGACGACGAGATAGGCTTCATGGCCTATGGCCATCGCACCAAAGGCAGCTGCGACGACATCGAGCTGATCGTGCCGCCGCAAGCCGGTTCCGCCAGCGCCATCTCGTCGGCGGCCGACAGTATGAAATTCCTCGGCAAGACGCCGCTCACGGCCGCTGTCAAGCAGGCCGCCGAGGCTTTGAAATACACCGAGGACAAGGCGACGGTGGTGCTGATCACCGACGGTTTGGAGACCTGCGGCGGCGATCCTTGCGCGCTCGGCAAGGAGCTGAAGGAAAGCGGCGTCGACTTCACCGCCGATGTCGTCGGCTTCGGCCTGACCGCCGACGAGGGCAAGCAGATCGCCTGCCTCGCCGAAAACACCGGCGGCAAATACATCCAGGCCTCCGACGAGAAAGCGCTGCAGGAAGCTCTCGTCGAGACCGTCGCGGCTCCGGCTCCCACGCCTGAACCGGCTCCGGCCCCGGCGCCTGAGCCGGCAAAGCCGGAGTTCAATTTCATGCCGAGCGTAGTGCTCGCCGAGGGCGATGATCCGATCACCGACGGCAACGTCTGGGAGGTCTACAAGGCCAAGCCCGACGGCACGCGCGGCGAATCCGTCACCACCGAATACGGCGCCTACAAGGGCAATCTGGAGCCGGGCGATTATGTCGTGGTCGCGACCGATGGACAGGCCAAGGCGGAGCAGAAGATCAAGATCGAGGCAGGCCAGGCCTACCAGCCGCTCTTCATCTTGAATGCCGGCAAGCTGATCCTTCATCCGCGGCCGAGCCCGGGGGCAGACATCGCCGGCGGCGCTATACTGGAATTCGCCTATCCGGGCGACCACACGACGACATACGGCGATACCAAGGTCATCCTCCCGGCCGGCGAGGAGAAGGTCACGGTGACGATCGGCAGCGGCACGATCACCGAAACCATTCGGCTCGCGGCCGGGCAGACGATCGAGAAGGACATGATCGTCGGCGTCGGCAAGGCCAAGGCCAACGCCTTCTACACTCAGGGCGGCGAAAAGGCCGGGGCGGACGTGTCCTGGAAGGTCTACAAGGCGGCCAAGAAGCTCGACGGCACCCGCGATCAGGTGACCTACGCCTATGGTCCCGACAGCCAGTTCGACCTGCCGCCCGGCGACTACGTGATGGGCGTCGACGTGCAGGCCGTGTCCACCGAGCAGCCTTTCAGCGTGACGGTCGGACAGATGACCGATGTCAACGTGACGCTGAATGCCGGTGTCGTGGCAGTCGACGCGCCCGGCGCGGACGGCTTCAAGATCTTCGAGGCCAAGAAGAACATCCAGGGCGAGCGCAAGCAGGCGACCTACGCCTACGGCGAGAAGATGCAGACCACGCTTGCCGCGGGCGACTACGTGCTGGTGACCAACTTCACCACCGACAAGGCCGACAAGGAGACGCCTTTCACCATCAAGGCCGGCGAGCGCAACGAACTCACCGTCCAGTAG